One segment of Pseudodesulfovibrio sp. 5S69 DNA contains the following:
- a CDS encoding methyl-accepting chemotaxis protein, with product MTLMQVATVVVVIVALSLLSIQGLRGYADGQMKDFRREQMEDARLNLEDAVQMAEGTIKRYYDRSQDVEGLKRDREEDLKRVVDVVYGQVKAYYDANAGRLDQANLIRGLRRIVEPARFDGDNYVWVQNLDNVILAHPSDALRDKDMSGLKDKKGFPIIAGMSDIARKNGQGVVAYWWPKPGEDVPKLKISYVRLLPEAGWAIGTGAWIEDITQAMKKEALRQVSKMRLTDGNYFWVTDLTPKMVMHPINPGLDGKDLSRELDSKGKPFFVEMADVAKAAGQGFVSYFWTKPGEQGDFPKLSFVKLFKPWGWVVGMGVYVDNIDAAIAAKQADLDKRIERMILMVLGIALLLAVLGVVAGMMSALSVTRTLGGEPSDIAGMASRVSEGDLTMAKADDRDRGVLKSMLQMADRLRGVVGEVQCATDNVAAGSEQLSASSETLSQSTEEQAASIEEVSSSLTEIVASIRKNADNAEKTSEIADQTNREILTGEESVRRTVGAMREIADKISFIEEIARQTNLLALNAAIEAARAGEHGKGFAVVAAEVRKLAERSGTTAQEIRELSASSVQVAEQTGDLFARLTPEIAKTAELIKDVSKVCSEQNHGVSQIERAMGQLDTVIQQNAMASEEMASTAEELAGQATTLQSAMHYFHVDSVDQTCEQANFKALPPGGAS from the coding sequence ATGACGTTGATGCAGGTGGCCACTGTTGTGGTGGTCATCGTGGCCCTCAGCCTACTCTCCATACAGGGATTGAGAGGGTATGCCGATGGACAGATGAAGGATTTCCGGCGTGAGCAGATGGAGGACGCCCGCCTGAATCTTGAGGACGCCGTCCAGATGGCCGAGGGTACCATCAAAAGATATTACGACCGCTCCCAGGACGTTGAGGGCTTGAAGCGGGACAGGGAAGAGGATCTGAAGCGGGTGGTGGACGTGGTCTACGGCCAGGTCAAAGCCTACTATGACGCCAACGCGGGCCGCCTGGATCAGGCAAACCTCATCCGGGGGCTGCGCCGTATCGTCGAGCCCGCCCGCTTCGACGGGGACAACTACGTCTGGGTGCAGAATCTCGACAACGTCATCCTGGCGCACCCCTCTGACGCCCTGCGGGACAAGGACATGTCCGGACTCAAGGACAAAAAGGGATTTCCGATCATCGCGGGCATGAGCGACATAGCCAGGAAAAACGGTCAGGGCGTGGTCGCCTATTGGTGGCCCAAGCCGGGCGAGGACGTGCCCAAGCTCAAGATATCCTACGTCCGCCTCCTGCCCGAGGCCGGATGGGCCATTGGGACCGGGGCCTGGATCGAGGACATCACCCAGGCCATGAAGAAGGAGGCCCTGCGCCAGGTGTCCAAGATGCGGCTCACGGACGGCAACTATTTCTGGGTCACCGACCTGACCCCCAAGATGGTCATGCATCCGATCAATCCCGGGCTGGACGGCAAGGACCTGAGCCGAGAACTGGACAGCAAGGGCAAACCGTTCTTCGTGGAGATGGCCGATGTCGCCAAGGCGGCGGGCCAGGGATTCGTGAGCTACTTCTGGACCAAGCCCGGCGAGCAGGGCGATTTCCCCAAGCTCTCCTTCGTCAAGCTGTTCAAGCCGTGGGGCTGGGTCGTGGGCATGGGCGTCTACGTCGACAACATCGACGCCGCCATCGCCGCCAAGCAGGCCGACCTGGACAAACGTATCGAGAGGATGATCCTCATGGTCCTGGGCATCGCCCTGCTGCTGGCTGTTCTCGGCGTGGTCGCGGGCATGATGAGCGCCCTTTCCGTGACCCGGACCTTGGGTGGAGAGCCTTCCGACATCGCCGGGATGGCCTCCCGGGTGTCCGAAGGGGACCTGACCATGGCCAAGGCCGACGACCGCGACCGGGGCGTGCTCAAGTCCATGCTCCAGATGGCCGATCGGCTGCGCGGCGTGGTCGGCGAGGTCCAGTGCGCCACGGACAACGTGGCCGCGGGCAGCGAACAACTCTCGGCTTCGTCCGAGACCCTGTCCCAGTCCACAGAGGAACAGGCCGCCTCCATCGAGGAGGTCTCCTCGTCCCTGACCGAGATCGTGGCCTCCATCCGCAAGAACGCGGACAACGCGGAAAAGACCAGCGAGATCGCGGACCAGACCAACCGGGAAATCCTCACCGGAGAGGAGTCCGTGCGCCGGACCGTGGGGGCCATGCGAGAGATTGCGGACAAGATTTCCTTCATTGAGGAGATCGCCCGGCAGACAAACCTGCTGGCGCTCAACGCGGCCATCGAGGCGGCCCGGGCCGGAGAGCACGGCAAGGGGTTCGCCGTGGTCGCCGCCGAGGTCCGCAAGCTGGCCGAGCGCAGCGGGACCACGGCCCAGGAAATCCGCGAGCTGTCCGCCTCCAGCGTGCAGGTGGCCGAGCAGACCGGCGACCTGTTCGCCCGGCTCACCCCGGAGATCGCCAAGACCGCCGAACTGATCAAGGACGTCTCCAAGGTCTGCTCCGAGCAGAACCACGGAGTCAGCCAGATCGAACGGGCCATGGGCCAGTTGGATACGGTCATCCAGCAAAACGCCATGGCCTCCGAGGAGATGGCCTCCACCGCCGAGGAACTGGCCGGACAGGCCACGACCTTGCAAAGCGCCATGCACTACTTCCATGTGGACAGCGTTGACCAGACCTGCGAACAGGCAAACTTCAAGGCCCTGCCGCCGGGCGGGGCATCCTGA
- a CDS encoding tetratricopeptide repeat protein, producing the protein MTFFSKLVRPETKGKKNFERGRAAEARSDFGKAETYFSEGAAAYDEYFAGKPDEVRPSHLAMAGVCYTRTGRYEDALRVLSECVERKEIPDAFLNAGYAAARLGRANEAARYWALYPSWAGQRTVESALNEQVRRIRAGGADLGAACETVARAVFEQDKVNARDRNFREAGRRTSEFRQGY; encoded by the coding sequence ATGACATTCTTCTCCAAGCTGGTACGGCCCGAGACCAAGGGCAAAAAGAACTTCGAGCGCGGGCGCGCGGCCGAGGCGCGGAGCGATTTCGGCAAGGCCGAGACGTACTTCAGCGAGGGCGCGGCGGCCTATGACGAATATTTTGCCGGGAAGCCGGACGAGGTCCGGCCTTCGCACCTGGCCATGGCGGGCGTGTGCTACACGCGTACGGGCCGGTATGAGGACGCCTTGCGCGTGCTATCCGAATGCGTGGAGCGCAAGGAAATTCCGGACGCGTTTCTGAACGCGGGGTATGCCGCGGCCAGACTGGGCCGGGCGAACGAGGCGGCCCGGTATTGGGCGCTGTATCCGTCCTGGGCGGGCCAGCGCACGGTGGAGTCCGCGCTCAACGAGCAGGTCAGGCGGATCCGCGCGGGCGGCGCGGACCTCGGCGCGGCATGCGAGACGGTGGCCAGGGCGGTGTTCGAGCAGGACAAGGTCAACGCACGGGACCGGAATTTCCGGGAAGCGGGCCGCCGGACCTCGGAATTTCGCCAGGGGTACTGA
- the groL gene encoding chaperonin GroEL (60 kDa chaperone family; promotes refolding of misfolded polypeptides especially under stressful conditions; forms two stacked rings of heptamers to form a barrel-shaped 14mer; ends can be capped by GroES; misfolded proteins enter the barrel where they are refolded when GroES binds), with amino-acid sequence MSKAIDYKAVAREGMQRGVNTLADAVKVTLGPKGRNVMLEKTWGAPQVTKDGVTVAEKIDLEDKLENMGAQMVKEVAKKTNDIAGDGTTTATILAQAVFNEGVKLLAAGRNPMSLKRGIDAAVAAVVEELDQMAKPIKKTSEIAQVGSISANNDMTIGEILAEAVDKVGNNGVITVEESQGLTTELDVVEGMQWDNGYLSPYFVNNQEDQNVTFENPFILLSENKISNIKALVPILEAVAKASRPLLIIAETVENEALAGLTINAMRGALKVCAVKAPGFGDRRKEMVRDIAIMTGATPVSEDTAVTLESIRPEHFGTAKKVVVDKKNTLIVDGAGDKKAIEARCDEISNMANNATSDYDREKLQERLAKMVGGVAVVKVGAPTEIEMKERKDRVEDALNATRAAVDEGIVPGGGTALVRAGKALKNLKGDNDTEQAGIDIIARAIEEPLKQIANNCGLEGTVVVEKVKALKGNNGFNAATGEYTDLVKEGVIDPKKVTRIALQNAASVSSMLLTTECAISDYVADED; translated from the coding sequence ATGTCTAAAGCAATTGATTACAAAGCGGTAGCCCGCGAGGGCATGCAGCGCGGCGTCAACACCCTGGCCGACGCCGTCAAGGTCACCCTGGGCCCCAAGGGCCGCAACGTCATGCTCGAAAAGACCTGGGGTGCGCCCCAGGTGACCAAGGACGGCGTGACCGTGGCCGAGAAAATCGACCTTGAGGACAAGCTCGAAAACATGGGCGCTCAGATGGTCAAGGAAGTGGCCAAGAAGACCAACGACATCGCCGGTGACGGCACCACCACCGCCACCATCCTGGCCCAGGCCGTGTTCAACGAGGGCGTCAAGCTCCTGGCCGCCGGCCGCAACCCCATGTCCCTCAAGCGCGGCATCGACGCCGCCGTGGCCGCCGTGGTCGAGGAGCTCGACCAGATGGCCAAGCCCATCAAGAAGACCTCCGAGATCGCCCAGGTCGGCTCCATCTCCGCCAACAACGACATGACCATCGGCGAGATCCTGGCCGAGGCCGTGGACAAGGTCGGCAACAACGGCGTCATCACCGTGGAAGAGTCCCAGGGCCTGACCACCGAGCTGGACGTGGTCGAGGGCATGCAGTGGGATAACGGCTACCTTTCCCCCTATTTCGTCAATAACCAGGAAGACCAGAACGTCACCTTCGAGAACCCGTTCATCCTCCTGTCCGAAAACAAGATCTCCAACATCAAGGCGCTCGTGCCCATCCTCGAAGCCGTGGCCAAGGCGAGCCGCCCCCTGCTGATCATCGCCGAGACCGTGGAAAACGAGGCCCTGGCCGGGCTGACCATCAACGCCATGCGCGGCGCCCTCAAGGTCTGTGCCGTCAAGGCCCCCGGCTTCGGCGACCGCCGCAAGGAAATGGTCCGCGACATCGCCATCATGACCGGCGCCACCCCGGTTTCCGAGGACACCGCCGTGACTCTGGAATCCATCCGCCCCGAGCACTTCGGCACCGCCAAGAAGGTCGTGGTCGACAAGAAGAACACCCTCATCGTGGACGGCGCCGGCGACAAGAAGGCCATCGAGGCCCGCTGCGACGAGATCTCCAACATGGCCAACAACGCCACCAGCGACTACGACCGCGAGAAGCTCCAGGAGCGGCTGGCCAAGATGGTCGGCGGCGTGGCCGTGGTCAAGGTCGGCGCCCCCACCGAGATCGAGATGAAGGAACGCAAGGACCGCGTCGAGGATGCCCTCAACGCCACCCGCGCGGCCGTTGACGAAGGCATCGTCCCCGGCGGCGGCACCGCCCTGGTGCGCGCCGGCAAGGCCCTCAAGAACCTCAAGGGCGACAACGACACCGAGCAGGCCGGCATCGACATCATCGCCCGCGCCATCGAAGAGCCGCTCAAGCAGATCGCCAACAACTGCGGCCTCGAAGGCACCGTGGTCGTCGAAAAGGTCAAGGCCCTCAAGGGCAACAACGGCTTCAACGCCGCCACCGGCGAATACACCGACCTCGTCAAAGAGGGCGTCATCGACCCCAAAAAGGTCACCCGCATCGCCCTGCAGAACGCCGCGTCCGTGTCCAGCATGCTGCTGACCACAGAATGCGCCATCTCCGACTACGTCGCCGACGAAGACTAG
- a CDS encoding co-chaperone GroES, which translates to MGLKPLNDRVIVQRKEEEEKTAGGIYIPDSAKEKPQNGIVVAAGPECKTVKDGDIVLFAKYAGSEFSMDGDDLIIMREDDILGVFA; encoded by the coding sequence ATGGGTTTGAAACCGCTCAATGACCGCGTCATCGTCCAGAGGAAGGAAGAAGAGGAAAAGACCGCCGGGGGCATCTACATCCCGGATTCCGCCAAGGAAAAGCCCCAGAACGGTATCGTCGTGGCCGCAGGCCCCGAGTGCAAGACCGTCAAGGACGGCGATATCGTCCTGTTCGCCAAGTACGCCGGCAGCGAATTCAGCATGGACGGCGACGATCTGATTATCATGCGTGAGGACGACATCCTCGGCGTCTTCGCCTAA
- a CDS encoding alpha,alpha-trehalose-phosphate synthase (UDP-forming), translated as MEPALKRLVVVSNRLPVALRKEEDGWKIKQGSGGLVTAMAPVLKNRGGMWIGWSGATDSEADMDELLADFTEEAGYELCTVPLTEKDVDGYYYGFSNEIIWPLFHDLQSLCRFHPRYWRTYLDVNFKFAEAVARRSSPEDYIWIQDYHLMHQAFFLKSMGVRRNTGFFLHIPFPPPDIFMKLPWRSKLIQALTEFDLVGFQTVQDRRNFVGSLHRLMPEAKVEGRGAVVTINLGNRSFRAGAFPISIDYAQFTEMAGRADVVQKAFDLKEALRHRKIILGVDRLDYTKGIPERIRSIQTLLRRYPDLKGKVNFIQIAVPSREEVDEYKDLRTEIEQLVGRVNGEFSFPGWVPVHYHYRSLPHEDLVAYYAAADVGLVTPLRDGMNLVAKEYCACNNKGDGVLVLSEFAGAAAQLQRHAYLVNPYDVEGIAKALHRALHWPLEERKVHMTRLREQIRRSNIFRWVDSFLRAGIAKSLEDFPEAETVHFNRM; from the coding sequence ATGGAACCCGCGCTAAAACGGCTGGTGGTGGTCTCGAATCGGCTTCCTGTCGCCCTCCGCAAGGAAGAGGACGGCTGGAAGATCAAACAGGGCTCGGGCGGGTTGGTCACGGCCATGGCCCCGGTGCTCAAAAACCGGGGGGGCATGTGGATCGGCTGGTCCGGAGCCACGGACTCCGAGGCCGACATGGACGAGCTCCTGGCCGACTTCACGGAGGAGGCCGGGTACGAGTTGTGCACCGTGCCCCTGACCGAGAAGGACGTGGACGGCTACTACTACGGCTTTTCCAACGAGATCATCTGGCCGTTGTTCCACGACCTGCAGAGCCTCTGCCGTTTTCATCCCCGTTACTGGCGCACCTACCTGGACGTGAATTTCAAGTTCGCCGAGGCCGTGGCCCGGCGCTCCTCGCCCGAGGATTACATCTGGATCCAGGACTACCACCTCATGCACCAGGCCTTTTTCCTCAAGTCCATGGGGGTCAGGCGCAACACCGGGTTCTTTCTGCACATCCCCTTTCCGCCGCCGGACATCTTCATGAAGCTGCCGTGGCGGTCCAAGCTCATCCAGGCCCTGACCGAATTCGACCTGGTCGGCTTCCAGACGGTCCAGGACCGGCGCAACTTCGTGGGCAGCCTGCACCGGCTCATGCCCGAGGCCAAGGTCGAGGGCCGCGGCGCGGTGGTGACCATCAACCTGGGCAACCGCTCGTTCCGGGCCGGGGCGTTCCCCATTTCCATCGACTACGCCCAGTTCACGGAGATGGCCGGGCGGGCCGACGTGGTCCAGAAGGCCTTCGACCTCAAGGAGGCGCTCCGGCACCGCAAGATCATTCTCGGCGTGGACCGGCTGGACTACACCAAGGGTATCCCCGAGCGCATCCGCTCCATCCAGACCCTGCTGCGCCGCTATCCCGATCTCAAAGGCAAGGTGAACTTCATCCAGATCGCGGTCCCGAGCCGCGAGGAGGTGGACGAGTACAAGGATCTGCGGACCGAGATCGAGCAGTTGGTCGGCCGGGTCAACGGCGAGTTCTCCTTTCCCGGCTGGGTGCCGGTCCATTATCACTACCGCAGCCTGCCGCACGAGGATTTGGTGGCCTACTACGCCGCGGCCGACGTGGGACTGGTCACGCCGCTGCGCGACGGCATGAACCTGGTGGCCAAGGAGTACTGCGCCTGCAACAACAAGGGCGACGGGGTCCTGGTCCTGAGCGAGTTCGCCGGGGCCGCGGCCCAGCTCCAGCGGCACGCCTACCTGGTCAACCCGTACGACGTGGAGGGCATCGCCAAGGCCCTGCACCGAGCCCTGCACTGGCCGCTGGAGGAGCGCAAGGTACATATGACCCGGCTGCGCGAGCAGATCCGCCGCAGCAATATCTTCCGCTGGGTGGACTCCTTCCTTCGGGCGGGCATCGCCAAGTCCCTGGAGGACTTCCCCGAGGCGGAAACCGTGCACTTCAACAGGATGTGA
- a CDS encoding DUF697 domain-containing protein, with product MSKQMKNFLTVAGIIILGAFLAFLYDCITGLADFAGRINPALAPWVFWGLLAVVLASLAWWAALVLVRPKPLLVHADPTPEELAGFRRELVKRLSRNRVLRDSGVAVRDESGLELGLEVLRKRADEEIRSTAKRVFIGSAVSQNGRLDSLVVLFLISRLAWRISKLYAQRPHYRELVNLYVNIAATSFLAGSIEEFGIEEYIHELMGPLVAGSALGVMPGAEAVASTVTSSILSGSTNALLAMRCGIVARNYMSLDLDRRGAMRRSATLEAARMFMSISSETVTQVTKLLVKGSSRAVKGGAKKAFTSVGKGVSGAAGSVGRGVSGAAGAVGNGAKSVGRGAKTVGRGVTGTARSAVDGVDRALDKAVDATTGAARQSARKIRDAADGAGRLAKKAGGAVTGAAGSAKGALRSTGKSVEKGMRSVRDTLLRRKKRPEKPKEPFEDG from the coding sequence ATGTCGAAACAGATGAAGAATTTCCTGACCGTCGCCGGGATCATCATCCTGGGGGCGTTTCTCGCTTTCCTGTACGACTGCATCACCGGGCTGGCCGACTTCGCCGGGCGCATCAACCCGGCGCTGGCGCCCTGGGTCTTCTGGGGGCTGCTGGCCGTGGTCCTCGCCTCGCTCGCCTGGTGGGCGGCGCTTGTCCTGGTCCGGCCCAAGCCGCTCCTGGTCCACGCCGATCCCACGCCCGAGGAGCTGGCCGGGTTCCGGCGGGAACTCGTCAAGCGGCTGTCCAGAAACCGCGTGCTCAGGGACTCGGGGGTCGCGGTGCGCGACGAATCGGGCCTGGAGCTCGGACTCGAGGTCCTGCGCAAACGGGCGGACGAGGAGATCCGCAGCACCGCCAAGCGCGTGTTCATCGGCTCGGCCGTGTCCCAGAACGGGCGCCTCGACTCCCTGGTGGTCCTCTTTCTCATTTCGCGCCTGGCCTGGCGCATCTCCAAGCTTTACGCCCAGCGGCCGCACTACCGCGAGCTGGTCAATCTGTACGTGAACATCGCGGCGACCTCGTTTTTGGCCGGGTCCATCGAGGAGTTCGGCATCGAGGAGTACATCCACGAACTCATGGGTCCGCTGGTGGCCGGGTCGGCCCTGGGGGTCATGCCCGGGGCCGAGGCCGTGGCCTCCACCGTGACCAGCTCCATCCTGAGCGGCTCGACCAACGCGTTGCTGGCCATGCGCTGCGGCATCGTGGCCCGCAACTACATGAGCCTGGACCTGGACCGTCGCGGGGCCATGCGCCGGTCCGCCACCCTGGAGGCGGCGCGCATGTTCATGTCCATCTCCAGCGAGACCGTGACCCAGGTGACCAAGCTGCTGGTCAAGGGCTCGTCCAGGGCGGTCAAGGGCGGGGCAAAGAAGGCCTTCACCTCGGTGGGCAAGGGCGTCTCCGGGGCCGCCGGGAGCGTCGGGCGCGGCGTGTCGGGCGCGGCCGGAGCCGTGGGCAATGGAGCCAAGAGCGTAGGCCGGGGGGCGAAGACTGTCGGGCGCGGGGTCACGGGCACCGCCCGCTCGGCGGTGGACGGCGTGGACCGGGCCCTGGACAAGGCTGTGGACGCCACGACCGGAGCGGCGAGGCAGTCGGCCCGCAAGATCCGCGATGCGGCGGACGGGGCCGGTCGGCTGGCCAAAAAGGCGGGGGGAGCCGTGACCGGGGCGGCCGGTTCGGCCAAGGGCGCGTTACGCTCCACGGGCAAGTCCGTGGAAAAGGGCATGCGCTCGGTGCGCGACACGCTGCTGCGTCGGAAGAAGAGGCCGGAGAAGCCGAAGGAACCGTTCGAAGACGGTTAG
- a CDS encoding C40 family peptidase, with amino-acid sequence MQAGRTRGRFTALGLAACALLLCACAATAPVAPAPPEAAVRPAPATPEARKIIRLARSLVGTPYKWGGYSPGTGFDCSGFIWYVYHENGVDLPRISWQQLGAGNPVRRADIRPGDLVFHQVDKDGKSLHVGIVTDRGTFVHSPSSGKRVMESSLNSPFWMEHFLGARRVL; translated from the coding sequence ATGCAGGCGGGCAGGACGAGGGGACGGTTCACCGCGCTCGGGCTCGCGGCTTGCGCGCTCCTGCTCTGCGCTTGCGCCGCGACGGCCCCGGTCGCGCCGGCTCCGCCCGAGGCCGCGGTCCGGCCCGCGCCCGCCACGCCCGAGGCCCGGAAGATCATCCGCCTGGCCCGCTCGCTGGTCGGCACCCCGTACAAGTGGGGCGGCTACTCGCCCGGGACCGGCTTCGACTGCTCGGGATTCATCTGGTACGTCTACCACGAGAACGGGGTCGACCTGCCGCGTATATCCTGGCAGCAACTCGGCGCGGGCAACCCGGTCAGGCGCGCCGACATCCGGCCCGGCGACCTGGTCTTCCACCAAGTGGACAAGGACGGCAAGTCCCTGCACGTGGGCATCGTCACCGACCGGGGCACGTTCGTGCACTCCCCCAGCTCCGGCAAGCGGGTCATGGAATCGAGTCTCAATTCACCCTTCTGGATGGAACATTTCCTGGGCGCGCGGCGCGTGCTCTAA
- a CDS encoding BON domain-containing protein produces the protein MHRYKLIFSILMLLAVGLFANGCTVYDVAVEERNVGDYANDEKIAFLIEKDFLADDLVKYMDFDASSYEGMVYIVGEYESRAQVDRAIQIAKSVEGVRSVTTYLLPKKADDSCGTTDNLNIYAKVKSLLVEDKDIWSTNVEIKTVQCHVVLLGIVGSATERDKIIDYAKSVPGVRSVKSFLRIKRRP, from the coding sequence ATGCACCGATACAAACTGATATTTTCGATCCTGATGCTCCTGGCCGTGGGCCTGTTCGCCAACGGCTGCACGGTCTACGACGTGGCCGTGGAGGAGCGTAACGTGGGCGACTACGCCAACGACGAAAAGATCGCCTTTCTCATCGAAAAGGACTTTTTGGCCGACGATCTCGTCAAGTACATGGACTTCGACGCGTCCAGCTATGAGGGAATGGTCTACATCGTGGGCGAGTACGAATCCCGCGCCCAGGTGGACCGGGCCATCCAGATCGCCAAGTCCGTGGAAGGCGTGCGTTCGGTGACCACCTACCTGCTGCCCAAGAAGGCCGACGACTCGTGCGGCACCACGGACAATCTGAACATCTACGCCAAGGTTAAGAGCCTGCTCGTCGAGGACAAGGACATCTGGTCCACCAACGTGGAGATCAAGACCGTGCAGTGCCATGTGGTCCTGCTCGGCATCGTCGGTTCGGCGACCGAGCGCGACAAGATCATCGATTACGCCAAGTCCGTGCCCGGCGTGCGTTCGGTCAAGTCCTTCCTGCGGATCAAACGCAGGCCCTAG